In Methanolacinia paynteri, the following proteins share a genomic window:
- the rimI gene encoding ribosomal protein S18-alanine N-acetyltransferase gives MNNVEINRAGLPDIPRIVEIENNLFPDPWNEQAFRDVLFYYSNTFFTLKSDGNIVGFITAGIEDTSEVLYGHIMNLAVVPEYRKMGLGGRLMQRMEYEFIVSGAEGSQLEVRVSNGDAISFYKKLGYSQVMVIGGYYNNGEDAVLMMKWF, from the coding sequence CGGATATCCCCCGGATAGTCGAGATCGAGAATAACCTGTTTCCCGATCCCTGGAATGAACAGGCGTTCAGAGATGTTCTGTTTTACTACTCGAACACTTTTTTTACACTGAAGAGCGATGGGAATATAGTCGGGTTCATTACCGCCGGGATCGAGGATACATCTGAGGTGCTATACGGTCACATCATGAACCTCGCCGTCGTCCCGGAATACAGGAAGATGGGTCTGGGGGGACGTCTTATGCAGAGGATGGAGTACGAGTTTATCGTAAGCGGTGCGGAGGGCTCGCAGCTTGAGGTTCGTGTCTCGAACGGGGATGCGATCAGCTTTTACAAAAAGCTTGGGTACTCTCAGGTGATGGTTATCGGCGGATATTATAACAACGGCGAGGATGCCGTTCTGATGATGAAGTGGTTTTGA